The Thermomonospora amylolytica sequence ACCTGCGCCGCGTCGCCGACCTGTCCGACCAGGTCGCGATCATGACCTACGACGTGAGCCTGCCGACGAAGGCCATGGTCAACTGGCACTTCGCCTGGCACACCGAGCAGACGCTGCGGCTCATCGGCGACCGCACCACGGTGTTCATGGGCGTCCCCACGTACCGTCCGCTGATGGACTGGGCGGAAGATCTACCCATGGCCCTGCGCGGCGTCCGTCGCGGCCTGGACGCCCTGGACCGCCCGCCCGCCATGCCCTTCGGCGTCGGCGTCTACGCCGAGTGGACCACCGACGCCGGCGACTGGGCCCGTTACAGGGCCGACTGGCTGACCGGCCGGGAATAAAAGCTTGGCCTGCTCGTTACCCCCTTTGTAACGTTCCCGAACGCCCGTCTTCGCAGGTAAAAGCAGTGTCATGAAGACGCCTGCACGGGGGTAGGCAACGGTGCGGACCAGCGGCCGGTGGGGGTCGGCGGCCGGTCGACAGGAGGGTGCAGTCGTCGACTGCTGGGAGTGAGGTCGATGAAGATGGAGGAGACCGCAATGGTGACCCACCGCCTCGGTGAGCTGGCGGCGGAGTTCTCCGGCTGGCGCTTCGGCCGCGGAGGCTCTGGGTACTGGTGGGCCGTCCGCGGCAACGAACTGGTGCGCACGCTCAGCCTCGACGAACTGCGCGCGCGCCTGAACGAGCTGTCGTCCACCACCGCGGCCAACGGCGCGAGCTGACTCCCGGCGGGCGTCCCGCCTCCACCCCGTGAGCCCGACCGTCCCGACCCGCAAGGCCCGCCCGGCCCCCGGGCGGGCCGTGCCCGCCCGCGTTACTCAATCGAGGCCGGAAAACCTCCGCGAATCCTGCCGTAACGACTCTTTTCCGTGCCACGATGTCGGTGTAGACGCCGCGGCTGTACGTACCCCCGAGCGCACAGCCGCGGCGTCTTCCCATGCCGGTCCCGGGCCGGGCGCAGGCGTCGCCCCCCGGGGCGCCGCGGCGGTCCCCGCCCAGGTCGGATCGGCCCTGCAGGCGCATCTTGACCGGTTGGACCGGTACCGTTCGGGTCATGGCACCCAGCACTACTAGTGACGCCCCGTTCGGGCGGATGTTGACCGCGATGGTCACGCCGTTCGCCCCCGACGGCTCCGTGGACTACGACGGCGCCGCGCGGCTGGCCGCCCACCTGGTCGACGAGCAGCGCAACGACGGCCTGGTCGTCAGCGGCACCACCGGCGAGTCCCCGACCACCAGCGACGAGGAGAAGGACCGCCTGCTGCGGGCGGTGATCGAGGCGGTCGGCGACCGCGCGACGGTGGTGGCCGGGGTGGGCACCAACGACACCGCCCACACGCTGGAGCTGGCCCGGGCTGCGGAGCGGGCGGGTGCGCACGGCCTGCTGGTCGTCACCCCGTACTACAACAAGCCGCCGCAGGAGGGCCTGCTGGCGCACTTCCGGGCGGTGGCCGACGCCACCGGGCTGCCCAACATGCTGTACGACATCCCGGGCCGCACCGGCACGCCGATCCACTCCGAGACGCTGCTGAGGCTGGCCGAGCACCCGCGGATCACCGCGGTCAAGGACGCCAAGGGCGACCTGTTCGCCGCCTCGAAGGTGATGGCGGCCACCGACCTGGCGTTCTACTCCGGCGACGACAACCTCAACCTGCCGTGGCTGTCGGTGGGCGCCGCCGGGTTCGTCAGCGTCGTCGGCCATGTCGTCGGGGCCGACCTGCATGAGATGATCGAGGCGTACCGGGCCGGCGACGTCGGCCGGGCGCTGGCGATCCACCGCCGGCTGCTGCCGATGGTCACCGCGATCATGACCCGCACGCAGGGCGCCATCGCCGTCAAGGCGGCGCTGGACCTGCTGGGCCGCCCCGGCGGCACGGTGCGCCCGCCGCTGGTTCCGGCCTCGCCCGAATTCATCGCGGGCCTGCGGGAAGACCTCGGACAAGGTGGAGTCAAGGTGCCGGAGGTGCATTCGTGAGCGGCACGTACCGGACGTGCGGACGGGTGGGATGCCGGTGAGCCATCCGCATCCGGAGTTGTCCGCCCCGCCCGCCCTCGCGCCCGACGGGATGCGCATCGTCGCGCTCGGCGGCCTCGGCGAGATCGGCCGCAACATGACGGTGTTCGAGTTCGGCGGCCGGCTGCTGATCGTGGACTGCGGGGTGCTGTTCCCCGAGGAGGAGCAGCCGGGGATCGACCTGATCCTGCCGGACTTCGAGTACATCAGGGACCGGCTCGACGACGTGGAGGCGGTGGTCCTCACCCACGGGCACGAGGACCACATCGGCGGGGTGCCGTTCCTGCTGAAGGAACGGGCCGACATCCCGCTGGTCGGCTCCACGCTGACGCTGGCGCTGATCGAGGCCAAGCTGACCGAGCACCGCATCAGGCCGGTGACGGTGCGGGTGACCGAGAACGAGCGGCACCGGTTCGGCCCGTTCGAGTGCGAGTTCCTGGCGGTCAACCACTCGATCCCGGACGCGCTGGCGGTGGCGATCCGCACGCCCGCCGGGCTGGTGCTGCACACCGGCGACTTCAAGATGGACCAGCTCCCGCTGGACGGCCGGCTGACCGACCTCGGGGCGTTCGCCCGGCTCGGCGCCGAGGGCATCGACCTGCTGCTGTGCGACTCGACGAACGCCGAGGTGCCCGGGTTCGTCACCAGCGAGCGGGAGATCGGCCCGGTCATCGACGAGGTGTTCCGCACCGCGCAGGAGCGGATCATCGTGGCCTGTTTCGCCTCGCACATCCACCGGGTGCAGCAGGTGCTGGACGCGGCGGCCGCCAACGGGCGCAAGGTGTGCTTCGTGGGCCGTTCGATGGTCCGCAACATGGGCGTGGCGGGTGAGCTGGGCTACCTGCGGGTGCCGGACGGCATCCTGATCGAGCAGCGGCAGATCGAGGACGTCCCGCCGGACCGGCTGGTGCTGGTGTGCACCGGGTCGCAGGGCGAGCCGATGTCGGCGCTGTCGCGGATGGCCAACCGCGACCACCAGATCCGCATCACCGAGCGCGACACGGTGATGCTGGCCTCCTCGCTGATCCCCGGCAACGAGAACGCCGTCAACCGGGTCATCAACGGCCTGACCCGCTGGGGCGCCCGCGTCGTGCACAAGGGCAACGCGCTGGTGCACGTGTCCGGGCACGCCTCGGCCG is a genomic window containing:
- the dapA gene encoding 4-hydroxy-tetrahydrodipicolinate synthase, producing MAPSTTSDAPFGRMLTAMVTPFAPDGSVDYDGAARLAAHLVDEQRNDGLVVSGTTGESPTTSDEEKDRLLRAVIEAVGDRATVVAGVGTNDTAHTLELARAAERAGAHGLLVVTPYYNKPPQEGLLAHFRAVADATGLPNMLYDIPGRTGTPIHSETLLRLAEHPRITAVKDAKGDLFAASKVMAATDLAFYSGDDNLNLPWLSVGAAGFVSVVGHVVGADLHEMIEAYRAGDVGRALAIHRRLLPMVTAIMTRTQGAIAVKAALDLLGRPGGTVRPPLVPASPEFIAGLREDLGQGGVKVPEVHS
- a CDS encoding ribonuclease J yields the protein MSHPHPELSAPPALAPDGMRIVALGGLGEIGRNMTVFEFGGRLLIVDCGVLFPEEEQPGIDLILPDFEYIRDRLDDVEAVVLTHGHEDHIGGVPFLLKERADIPLVGSTLTLALIEAKLTEHRIRPVTVRVTENERHRFGPFECEFLAVNHSIPDALAVAIRTPAGLVLHTGDFKMDQLPLDGRLTDLGAFARLGAEGIDLLLCDSTNAEVPGFVTSEREIGPVIDEVFRTAQERIIVACFASHIHRVQQVLDAAAANGRKVCFVGRSMVRNMGVAGELGYLRVPDGILIEQRQIEDVPPDRLVLVCTGSQGEPMSALSRMANRDHQIRITERDTVMLASSLIPGNENAVNRVINGLTRWGARVVHKGNALVHVSGHASAGELLYVLNLTRPGNFMPVHGEWRHLKANARLAELTGVPRENIVIAEDGVVVDLVGGQAKIVGAVPAGYVYVDGLSVGEITETSLKDRRILGEEGFVSVVVGVDSSSGKLVAGPEIHARGAGIADEDFDEVIERIEAVLREAAADGVSDLPQLSQLIRRTVGRWVNENYRRRPMIVPVVVEV